The DNA window GATCCCAATGCTCCCATTGGGAAGCCCGATCAGAGAAGCCAACAGTCTTTACGGCGAACCTGCCGAATCAAGTCCGTCAGACAACGCCCCCGAAATCATCAGGCATAGTTTCATCGCCAGCGACTACCATGAGGTGCGGGTAAGCGAATGGGAAGGAACAGCCCAATCGATCGTTTACTTCTCTTCGAAATCCAGCCCCAATCGTGACCTTGAAAGAGTATTTAAGGCCTACCACGGCGGCGACGGTTGGCAGGTCATGCAGGAAGGATACTGGTATCAGAGACGAGACGGGACGATCAGACTTTGGTGCAGCGCCATGCCAGCCATCGGAGTTGCATTTACGGATTTTCTCATATTGAAAAGCAGGCTCGAAACTGCATACAAAGTTTCGAAAATTGAGGACCTTTCCGACATCACTTGGGCGTCGGATGACGTGATTCACGAGCTTCAACGGGCATTCGTTGAGGAAGGATCCGATGGATTGACGAAATTTGCGCAACGCTCCAAAATGATCGCCGTCTCGCCAGACGGCCGAAGTGTTATTGTTGTTCGCAACTACCACGCTCATGATGCCCCTGTGGGTCTGGTCACACTCAACATACCGCCAGAACCGGACGGAGATTCAACGCAGGGCATCAGCTGCTATTCTTGGGACCATGGCCTATCAAGCGGGGGTGGACGAGTTACGCTACCTCGAGACGCCCAGGTTGAGACCATCAAGTTTAATGGAAACGTCTGTTTTCTGAGGATTCAGCAGAAATTGACTTCTAAAACTTTAACAATTCAATGTTCACCACCTCAGCTCGCTGGACTTTGGTTTAGCACCACCCCGCTTTCCTCCAAGCCGGTTACTGACCAGAGCCTTTGGGAGGTATGGGAAAACGCAGCAGCCAAGTATTCGCCTCCAAATAGTGATCCAGACCCTATCTAGAACTGCCCCGCATTATGCTGAGGAACAAATCGGATATGGACACTCGATATCTGCCCTACCGGACTTCGTTTCTTCAACACGTTTCCAAAAAAAGGGTGGAGTCTGCATCGGCAAACCCCACCACTTGAATGAATAAAAGCTAAACCGCAGTCCTGCCTTACTTCACATGGCCGGAGACGAGTTTCGTCATCTCGAACATGGTGACCTGCTTCTTGCCGCCAAACACCACTTTGAGGTTTTCGTCAGCGTTGATGTTGGTCTTTTTGGTTTCGTCCTGGAGCTTGTGCTTTTTGATGTAGTCCCAAAGCTTCTTCGTCAGTTCGCCGCGCGGAAGCGGAGTGGAGCCGACGATTTTGGCAAGCGCCTCATCAGGTTGCACCGGCTTCATAAGCGCGGCATTGGGTTTGCGTGTTGTGCTGGTGGTTGATTTTTTCGCCATAAGGGGCAATTAAGGTCGAAAACCGGGGCAACGTCAAGACTGCAAACGATTGTCTGAAGCAAAAACTCTCCTAGGCAACACCTAGGTCACTGCACCCGGCGCACCCGCGGGGGCTTCTCCTCCCCCAACCTCCGACCCAGCGAACGTGTGGTAGTCTCTTCAGGATCAACGTTCGGAGTGACGTTTTCGCCAGGCAGTTTCGGCTGATCATCCTCATCCGGAGGCGGCAGCAGAGGTGAAGCCCTCATTTCCGAAGGAATATCTTCAGGAGACAAAGCAGGCAAAAGTGGGTTCGGCCCTTGCTGCCAGGACTTCCTCCACGTTGGGGTCACGTTAAAACTGCCCTCCTGCCTACGAACTGACGGAGCATTGCCCCCAGATGTCATGGCCGCCTGCACCGGTTGATCCTCCCAGGGATGAATTCGATGACTGCCAATCACCTGAAGCCGCGATCCACCCACATAAAACACGGTGTCATCCTTCAACCCCTCTACCAAACTCCTGCCACGTCGCATCAAAGGACGACCTCGCAAAATCACCTCCACCGCCCGGTCCACATACGCTTCCTGTCCCAACGCCACGATTGCCGGGTTCCCTGCGACCTCAAGAAACACCCGTCCCGTCGCCCGCACCCGCAACGGCACCCCTTCAGGTGTCTGCCTCAACACCTCAATATTGTCTGCCGCCATCCGACAGTATGGCGACATGTCCAAATGCTTGGGGCTGATCTTGCGAGCCTCGTCAAAATTCATCGACAAAAGAAACGCCACATCGACCGCACCCGATCCGGCTCCAGCTCCGGTCTCTCCATCGGACCCAGATTGATCTCCAGCCTCGTTTCCACCCGTCGTGTTGCATGCGGGCGTCCCCATCACCATCAAAGTCATTGTCAGGCCCGCCAGCACCTGCCAAAAATGCTCTGCCCTTGATTTGTCCTTGTTCATACTCTCAAAAATTGCCACCCCAACCATTAACAAAAGTGCTCGCGAAAACCAAGATCAATTCAGGCATCCCGGTTTAAACGAGCAAAAAGATTTTTTATTTAGCTTGGAATCCCCTGCCCTATTTGAATAAAATTCGCGCATGGACAAAGACGAATGGTATCTGCTGAAAGTCTCGGACAACGAAATCTTTGGTCCTGCTCCGATCGGACAATTTCGTATCTGGGCGTCCGAGGCAAAAATTTCACCGCTCGACCGCATCTCCAACGACGAGCGCAAGACCTGGCTGCGTGCTCCCATGGTGGGCGAATTGCAGATGGACTGGCTGATCGAAATGCCCGACGGCTTTCTCTACGGTCCAACCAGCATC is part of the Phragmitibacter flavus genome and encodes:
- a CDS encoding SWIB/MDM2 domain-containing protein, giving the protein MAKKSTTSTTRKPNAALMKPVQPDEALAKIVGSTPLPRGELTKKLWDYIKKHKLQDETKKTNINADENLKVVFGGKKQVTMFEMTKLVSGHVK